Proteins encoded by one window of Massilia sp. NR 4-1:
- a CDS encoding cyanophycinase encodes MNSLFLSLKRLGTTALIVLASFGLQGCAEASAVKNTKTVKAAVPPAKPVVQPPKGTLVIIGGGLRADNAEVWQRIVQLSGGKGARIAVFGAASINPEKSANSTIAKLNQYGADAFFVPIGVMYSGSDYRKAAEDPVLVEMIRNSAGIYFAGGDQARITQALVRADGSHSALLDAIWDTYRRGGVLAGSSAGAAIMSTTMFYDAKPVLDMLKMGVTDGREIAPGLGFIGNDVFVDQHLLVRGRFARMIPVMLKKGYHIGLGIDENSAMVVNSDRDVEIIGYSGALLIDLSSAITDRGVKGFNISNAAISYLDRGDKFNLVTRAFTPAPDKADGKLDPNQPDMREPVFTNDILGNNAVLDLMGNLIDNAQQEAIGIAFGNPRDPYPDLGFEFRFSKTLNSVGYTSSEAEAYSVLKLRLDIRPIQLQQPLYRYK; translated from the coding sequence ATGAACTCTTTATTCTTATCGCTTAAACGTCTGGGCACGACTGCGCTGATCGTGCTCGCCAGTTTCGGCCTGCAAGGCTGCGCCGAGGCGTCCGCCGTGAAGAACACCAAGACTGTGAAAGCGGCGGTGCCGCCGGCCAAGCCGGTGGTGCAGCCGCCGAAAGGTACGCTGGTCATCATCGGCGGCGGCCTGCGGGCCGACAATGCCGAAGTGTGGCAGCGCATCGTGCAGCTTTCGGGCGGCAAGGGCGCGCGCATCGCCGTTTTCGGCGCGGCGTCCATCAATCCGGAAAAATCGGCCAACAGCACCATCGCCAAGCTCAATCAGTATGGCGCCGACGCCTTCTTCGTGCCGATCGGCGTGATGTACAGCGGCAGCGACTACCGCAAGGCGGCCGAAGACCCGGTGCTGGTGGAAATGATCCGCAACTCCGCCGGCATCTACTTCGCCGGCGGCGACCAGGCGCGCATCACGCAAGCCCTGGTGCGCGCGGATGGCAGCCATTCCGCCCTGCTCGATGCCATCTGGGATACGTACCGCCGCGGCGGCGTGCTGGCCGGTTCCAGCGCGGGCGCCGCCATCATGAGCACCACCATGTTCTACGACGCCAAGCCGGTGCTCGACATGCTGAAGATGGGCGTGACCGACGGCCGCGAAATCGCTCCCGGCCTGGGCTTCATCGGTAACGACGTCTTTGTCGACCAGCACTTGCTGGTGCGTGGCCGCTTTGCGCGCATGATTCCCGTGATGCTGAAAAAGGGCTACCACATCGGCCTGGGCATCGATGAGAACAGTGCCATGGTGGTCAATTCCGACCGCGACGTGGAGATCATCGGCTACAGCGGCGCGCTGCTGATCGACCTTTCCAGCGCCATCACCGACCGCGGCGTGAAAGGTTTTAACATCAGCAATGCCGCCATCAGTTACCTGGACCGGGGCGACAAGTTCAACCTGGTGACGCGCGCCTTCACGCCGGCGCCGGACAAGGCCGACGGCAAGCTCGATCCGAACCAGCCGGATATGCGCGAACCCGTGTTCACCAACGATATCCTGGGCAATAACGCGGTGCTCGACCTGATGGGCAATCTGATCGACAACGCCCAGCAGGAAGCCATCGGCATCGCCTTCGGCAACCCGCGCGACCCGTATCCGGACCTGGGCTTTGAATTCCGCTTCAGCAAAACCCTGAACAGCGTCGGCTACACCTCCAGCGAAG